One Aegilops tauschii subsp. strangulata cultivar AL8/78 chromosome 7, Aet v6.0, whole genome shotgun sequence genomic window carries:
- the LOC109755724 gene encoding transcription factor MAMYB, with product MEFIDDDWDSQPRARVVHSRADAAANSSSPTANPASRSLPHVAACAAAAVLLLAAAYSLDSAYQVFASILVWIASSLLLAPFAPSSATGGDISVGRGSLLPDQEPSQEPTPDPIAPSRRGRRQNAAPPPPKSSDPVAPPVQPPPRRQEAMGAGTAVLDGVEREEVGEWTDQEMELLRRQMLKHPAGEPQRWEKIATVFGGRRTPESVIRAAKSGGAAAAGGSFEQFLRKRKPLDPRAGAADADTGGNAGGGDGGWSAGEDRSLLNALKEFPKDTAMRWEKVAAAVPGKTKAGCMKRVTELKRDFRSSKEP from the coding sequence aTGGAGTTCATCGACGACGACTGGGACTCCCAGCCGCGCGCGCGCGTCGTCCACTCCCGCGCCGATGCCGCCGCCAATTCCTCATCCCCCACTGCGAATCCCGCGTCCCGCTCTCTCCCCCACGTCGCCGCCTGCGCCGCTGCAGCCGTGCTCCTCCTCGCCGCAGCCTACTCCCTCGACTCGGCCTACCAGGTCTTCGCCTCCATTCTCGTTTGGATCGCATCCTCGCTGCTCCTCGCCCCCTTCGCGCCATCCTCCGCCACCGGCGGCGACATCTCCGTCGGCCGCGGCAGCCTCCTCCCCGACCAGGAACCGTCCCAGGAGCCCACCCCGGACCCCATCGCCCCCTCCCGCCGGGGTCGCCGCCAgaacgccgccccgccgcccccaaAGTCGTCAGATCCGGTCGCTCCTCCCGTCCAGCCGCCTCCACGGCGGCAGGAGGCGATGGGTGCGGGGACCGCTGTTCTGGACGGCGTGGAGAGGGAGGAGGTTGGCGAGTGGACCGACCAAGAAATGGAGCTTCTCCGGCGGCAGATGCTGAAGCACCCGGCAGGAGAGCCCCAACGCTGGGAGAAGATCGCCACAGTGTTCGGCGGCCGCCGCACGCCGGAGAGCGTCATCCGCGCAGCAAAGTCAGGCGGCGCCGCGGCGGCTGGTGGCTCGTTTGAGCAGTTCCTGCGCAAGCGAAAGCCGCTGGACCCAAGGGCCGgggccgctgacgctgacacagGTGGCAATGCTGGAGGAGGGGACGGTGGTTGGAGTGCTGGCGAGGACCGTTCTCTGCTGAACGCGCTCAAGGAGTTCCCTAAGGACACGGCAATGAGGTGGGAGAAGGTGGCCGCAGCAGTGCCTGGGAAGACAAAGGCCGGGTGCATGAAGAGGGTCACCGAACTCAAGCGTGACTTTCGGAGCAGCAAGGAGCCATAG